AACAGAGTTTTTAAAGTTATTTTCCCAtttaatgtttaatcatcaacagtgcataaataataaatagaggAATGTTCTTCATATACACGTCTCCTGCATATGAGCAGGCGCACAGAATAATTCTCAATTTTATAATACAttattacatacatacatacagagCACAATGCTTTCATAAAATGTATGCGAGTCTAAGAGTAACATTGACACTGAGGAATTTGTACAGTTTGGCAAATTCAATAGAGCCAATATCTAACAATGTAGTACACAGTGTACTTGTTCAACAACTTTCGCAGAAACAATGAACTTAGTCGTAGATTAAACAATTGTGAAAGtttcttttaaataataaatttaataaggaATTTGATTCTGATAATACTGTATCATGTCATAAGTTTTCGTACGGAAATTGAGGTAGCTGTTACGTATTACATTGAGCATAAAGGCGGCTGCTTCACGATCAATAGCTGTGGGTACGAATCTGCCTCTTAAAAGTTTTATTGTTTGTCCACGGAAACATGGTAACCCAGTATCAAGCATAAGAGAAACCAGAGAAATGATTGCCTCTTGATAAGGCCTGTaggaaaaaacaaaataatttattagtaaATTTACTGTAAATACTCACTGCGGATATAGACGaatatattctatttattaCATAAAGTACATTTTTCTGTAATTATTTTCTAGCTTATTgatcaataataatgataattgtGTATATTTACCTAACTGCAAGAAAAGCCTGTACACACAATTCCATGAACCAACGAAAAGGTGCGGCTTCCATTTTGCCCCCCATTACAAGAACCATTTCATCAGTTAATTTAATATCGGGTTCAAAACCTAAATTACCCCCTGGTGAactctcaaacatgaatccaaaATCAATGTGTATAATGTGGCCATCTGTGTCCAGCATAATATTACCATTGTGGCGATCTTTGATTTGTAAAAGATAAGTGATAACACTGTAGGCGGCCATTGATCTCACAAAATTACGGCGAACGTTTTGAAACTCTTTTGTCGTTTCATCTCCGTAACGAGTAATAAAATACTGATACATGTCGATATCAGTGGTTCGACCAAGTTGGTCGCGTGATGTCGCGTTTGGTACGCATTCTATAACACCACACTGTAATGAAATATTTGTTAACATTTTCaagtaaaatattataaaaacataTAACACTAAAGTGAATTGTATAATGTAAAATTACCCCTGGAGCTGTAGCCACTACTCTATATGGAAATAAGAATAGATTCAATCCAACTTTCTGAAATATATTCTTGAAAATACTGATTACTTGTAGGGCTAACATGTCTTGTCTAACATCGTCACCGACTTTAAAGATAGCAGCTTGCCAGGTTTCTTTTTCTGGCTCTCTTTTAATGTTCACTTTACCATTAGTAGATACTGCCAATGCTATATTTTCTAATTCATTGATTCCATACTTTTGTACTTTGAAACGCGCCAAAAATGGTGCTTTCGCGGCACTGTAAATCATAATGCACGgtaaaatattgtaaataaataatttaaagcatactacagtagaacctcgattatccgGAATACCAAAAGATTCAAACCTGAAGTACCTACCTTTCTGATAGCTAGTTTGCTATTCTTTAGcaaattattgttaaataattgtTTAAGTGTAAATTATTGTCTTGAACTGAACTCGTATTGTGATTTCATTGAATATCCATAATTTTGTGAATAATAGAGGTTCGGTTAAAGGAGGCTTTATTGTACTTACCTCTGCATAGGAGTTCCACTTTGATAATCAATATCAATAACCATAGCTTCAGGATTAGATGGtaagtagcaaccaggttgtaCTTTGATTTTAGATAAAGCTTTCAAGCACGCAGCTTTGCGTTCAGGACCTTTCGGATATGGCCTTATTTCGCCGGAAATATTCGTAATCTTTTCAAAGAAATCAAACTGCCTCTCATAAAACTGTTTCGCTGGACCAGACAATGACGCCACAATACTTTTTATTAAGGAATCCAATACGTCATAGAGAACAGGATCCTTTATTTGTTTTTCTTCGTCCATGAACATATTCGTTTGCATGTTCCAGATTAATTGATGTGCCACTACCTGCATGGTATCAATAATGAAATCTTTAATTAACAAAtcaaaaaatatttgtataataaatttaaaacaaaattttacactatcattttaagaagtatcaattgaaaatattgaaatgtttCTAGCTGCGATTCTTTACCTGTGAACGTTTAGCAATTTTTTTGATAAATTCTATTACATATCCCATGGTATCATGGCGCACCGCTTGAACTAATTGTGGTATATAAAATAATACAGCATCTGCTGGATAACTACTTAGCACCTCAACTGCATATTGTGCAGAAATTGGATGATGGGGAAACTGACGAGAGAAATATGCCAACGCTTGAATAGGCGACACCCTTTCCCACGTTAACATGTAGACCAACTGAAATAAGGTAAGTTAGTTAATCAGAATTGATAAATAATGTTATTGAAACAATGATTTACCTCAGGTACATCGTTAAGTAGTGTATCGGTAGTAACTAAATATTGTAGAGCTTCTGGAACGTGCATAACTGGAACAGGCTTAAGGCGGACCAGTCCACACACTTCCTTAATGATAACTTCTGAATTCTTCAACCGAACTGGTAAGAATATAGCAAGAACAGGACTAATCTCCCACGCTAGACGAGTATATTCGCGCCAACGGTCATTCATTCCTTTAGCACGCCATTCTGCAATACTCGATTCATCTGGAAGTGCAAGTTCTTGTCTTCCACCAGGATTTCTCCAAACCTACAgtaacatatacatatgtattatgGTAAAATCAGAAGAATATTTCATACGATATTCTGGGAAATAATGCAATATTGAATTTACCAGTAACATTTCTATCTCAACTGCTAACAGTTCCAGaatcaaatttcttttctttATGTAATCTTTTACGAAAACATTTGCATTCATAACACGTTTGCTACGATTACTACGTTTCCCCAGCGTATTGCTACTGGTGGACATCGGAACTGTATTAATCCACACGCTTGACGATGTTTTTGAAAAGTCATTGTTCGTTGCACTGAAAGTTGTACTTAGGGAACCAATTGTTTCGCTAGGTCCAAAGGCAGCAGTTGTGCAAGACTGAGGTGTTAACATTTCTAATTCACCGTCATTGCcagtcattactaaatacttctTATCGCTATGCATAACCTAAAACAGATAAAACATAAGAAGAGGaattgtatttaaaaattaCATTGATCTTTACATTCAGATGAAGTTTGACATACCTGCCAGAAACGTATGAGAGTGACTAAATCATCACGTAGCTGATCTAGCTCTTGTGTTGGTACTTGACGTTCACGACAGAAGTAATCTAGACAGTTACAATAAACGCGTTTTCGCAACACATTTTTACTTAATGTCCTACAAACAAAATTCGTTATTTTATTGTTCGTTTATTAAGCCGCAGTATCATATTTCTTATGATACCTTGGTAAAATATCTCCTTGAAGAAGAAGCAATCCACAAGAAAGTAGTTTAAAACGCACGCCGACTGCAGCAACATGACGACTCATGCCAGGTTCCTCACCGAAAGCACCAACAGTCATAGGCAATGATCGATGTAGTAAAGTAACAATCATGTCAACTGTTTCTTGACAGCAATACTTAGCAGTTTCGATTAGCTCCACAATAAATGTAACCCAAATATCATGGGGTTTCACTTGTGGCGGATTTGGGCCTAATTTGCAACCTTCGTATACTGCCAGAGGACTAACTTCTTCTTCATCTGGTGCAAACAGACCCATCCTTTTGTCAACAGTGTATTGCCATGCGACAAGCATTTCTTGTAAGAAGCGTAATTTGAGATCTGGTCGTACAGTGAGTATCCATTGCCAGCATTCAACTGCTGTAGTCATGGCTGCTGCAGTAAACAGTTCGATTTGTGAAGAAGCTACTGTGTGCAACAATCGCCTGTGTATccctataaatataaattactgTCTTACAAGTTAACTTAATCAATTACTATTTTAcaagtaaaaaaaaagaaaagtataAATAAGTAATCTATAAAGAATGACTTAATTACCAGGCATAGAAATTAATAGTGCAGTAGCACGCCAAAGAGCACTACGATGTTCAACATCGTTTTGAGCACGACAAGCTCTCCAAACAGCATCAATTAACAGATCAACCACTTTGTTCCTACTCTCCTCGAAAGATATTTCAGAAGTGGAGGATTCGGTTTGCGCTAACGAAAGCATTCCCGCTATTTCTCCAGCATACCGTGATCGCGTAGACATCATTGATAAAAGCCATGAACTGGCACCTTTTGGGCAACGTGGTCGCTTGTCCAATGAATTGGTCTAaaaattatatgtttaatttctacgtaacaaaattaaaaaaattattagatATCAAAAGCCATAATTTTACATTTGGTAAGGCCGATGACGGAATAGCAAGATCCACAAATTCGAGGACAGAATCTGTGGACAAGCATAAACCAGAATGATGTTTTAATCCAGAAGATGGTATCTGGTTTACATATTCCTGCAAGTGTGATCTAGTTGCTTGAGGTGCCCATTTCATTGCTTCTTGTACTATGCCTTTACATCTTGCGGTAAAATCTTTCACAATGATCTGTATGTATTACATAATttagttttaatttttaaattattcatgGACATAGAAATTATGCACATACCTCTCTTGCTTCAAGTGTATCCATGAGTTCAATACTATATGGTGTGCCTGGTATTCGTAAAAGTGGTGTCTCTTCATTTGGATCAATTTGTAATGAAAATGATAGAATCTATGAAAACAATAATTCGATACAGATAAACAATATATAATCAATATAGAATAAGAGAACGTACCTGCAATATATCTAACATGCTCCAAAGCACCTTGCAATTCCATAAAAGATGGGGAAATGCGTCCACCAATGCGCTGAGATACTTATCTGCTATTCGTCTAATTTGTTTATGTACATGATTAAAATGCACCAATAGAAATTGAGCATGGCTCTCAAGTTCCCTCTCGCGTCTTTCGTCCTTTGGTTTATGTTGCATCACATCTTTGAATTTTACAAAAACAGAATCAGCAACGCAGCATATACATTGCCACATACCGCTCTTATCTTTTTGTAAGTCAGTATCGCATAAATATTCCATAATAGGCTGTAGACTTGGTTCTGGGCTATTCGCCACCCTTAATGTTTCTAACCAATAAACTGATAATAAGTATGTGCATTGAGCGAACTGTAATTTTGTTACATACTGCGATATATCATTGGTCCTATGGAAAAAAAACAACAAATAAAGTAGAATGTATTGAAATAAATTCTTGAATAGAAATtagatatgaaaaatattcaccGAGTACTCATTTTTAATATCTGACTCCTTAATTCTTGCAATTCGTTTAGAGAGACGCTATCGTTACGTACAGCTGAAGTATACTGTAACTCTCTCATTTCAAGACGAGCACTGGTTTGTGAAATAAGATAAGGTGATTTCACTGCAATTTCTTTCACGCCTTCATGCCATTCTATAGGCCATAATCTCGCCGCTTGATCACCAGCAAAACCCATTACAACACAATAAAGCCAAAAATCTTTGAAAAGCTTGAGAAGTCTTTTCTGTGGATGTCTTATTGGTGGAAGTCGACGAACCAATATCGCAATTACAGGGATGAGTACGCCTAAATTTCCTGCACTACTCGCTGCCTTCTACCATAAAATTTAACAATTAATATTAAAGAACATAAATTTCATATTTatgattaaaatttttttaattaaattaccgTTGCAGAAACATTACTTGACACTTTATCGCTGGCACGTTTTCCCTCTAATCCCAGTTGAACAAAAAGCTCAAGCAAGTGAAGCAGCAAATCGTCCAAGTCTGTTTCACCTTGGAGATTTGCTGCTATATTTGCAAGTGCATTTGTAACTGCTTTAGCCACGTGACAGTACTGCTTACGATCATCatttgaagcataggttgcagtACTAGAACCCAGTGACATAGAAAACATTTGCATTATTCCTTCATATATCtggaaaaaatataattttattatattattactatGTATAAAAATGTTATGAATTAGTTTACAAAAGTTTAATTAATCTCTGAACTCAACCTTTGACTCGCATTTTGCAATTATCATGCATCCCAACTGATCAACAATTAGAAAATCAAGATCACTTGGCGTACGACAAAATAATTGCTGAAAAAATGGGAATATTGTACGCATGGTCTTTGGGGTATCTTTCAGCGCAACAGCGACATGTCCCAACATAATTACTATGTTTTTTGAAATCAATTCGCTATTTGACCTTTCGTCAGTATCACTAAAAacattaaaacaaataaatCAGAAATCACAGAAAAAAATGGACATAATTATAACTAGccaattaaataatataatatacccATCGCATATGTCAGCAGCAAACAATCTGTTTGAAACACTGGCTACTAGTGCAGGCACACAGTCTGGATTTACAGAGTGAGCAGCTTCCAATGCGATGCAAAGATTACCGATAGCTGCGTCTCGTAACTTTTCAAAAGCAGTTTGTATCGATGAAGTAGTTTGCTTTGAATCTTGAATTTCTTTCCCTTTAAAAAAGGTATTTGCTGGTTAACATTATTCGTGAATGGATATTATAAAAGTAatagaatattaattttaaattacctTTTCCGTTTTGTTGACGATGTAATTTAAGAAGTATAGGTGATGGGTTAACAAGAAAATCTCGAAGATAATATATAGATGTACTTGCTATGTTAGGAAATTTCTGTGCTAACTTTCCCAATCCTTCAAGGCATACCATTAATAATGGCATATGTGCTAGCACCAATTTTGGTCCATGATTGGAATTAATCTTTTCAACTAAACGACCACATAAACTATCCGCACCTGTGAACAGTTGTATTCGTATAAATAGGATATTCTTAAATAAATTATAAGCATACAGTCATTCATGAATTGAATAACTGATTGTTAATACTAATAAATCCTTCTGGAAAACAAGgaaattttttatgaaaattaatCTTCTAATAACAATGCTGTAAATACACAAACATGATGAGACCTATGAATGAAACTACAGTGTTCATTTTTGCATTTAAAATTAAACAAACAGTTAGAATGAGGTAGGAAAATTGCATTTAGTGGAATAAAAATTAGGCCAGCGAGGTCATCGGGTATATTCGTTAGTTAAACAATTATTGAAAGTTATAGATATAGGAGAGTCAatcgaaatgcaaaataaactaaATTCGAATACCCTCGCCGATCAGCATCGAACTGATATCTGCAAATAGCGCGGACAAATCATACTGGTCTCTCACTGTAAAAATAacgtaataaatatatttcctaTATTTCCTACCAATGGAGTGACTTTAACTTAAGTAGTAATTCCATTAGGATACAATAAAATCattgaaagaaatttatttgGGAATATATTTAAAGTTCTTATGTTaaaatttcatttctacttaccagtTTCATCGCCAATTGCCCACACTAGGAGATCAACGCAAGCGGAATTAGCCATTACGTTTACTTTAAACCTATTTACAGTTCGGAAATTAGTATCCATATCCTCACGCTCGCTTGCATCATGTTGGCGCGATTGCAATTCTGTTTGTCCAGATAGAAAAAGGCCTTTTACAAACTCTTGCACGTCTCTCGTGAAAGGAGCGGGCAAATCGCGTTGGTTTTGTAATAATTCTCGTAAAAGAGCAACCATTACCAAATTCATTGTCTCATTGAAAGTTCGATAGGGAAATATCTGGATCTGACCAGTACTATAAATCTAAaccaaatattaataatttagaaaaattaataataaaacatggtaaaattatattatgaaaaaataagactAACTTGTTGAGCTTCTTCATCAAGAAATGTTAATACTTCTTTAGTAAGTAATTTTTTAGCTAAAGCTAACACGCTTTGTAAATGCACCACATTAAATTGCATTCCAGCTCTCCTTTCAGGACTTTCATTGCATCGCATTTGAGGGAATTGATTAAAACTTGATCCATATCTACTGAAGAAGTATGTTGCTGGATCATAAGGTACTGATGAATACGAGTGCAATGATGGTCGTTTAGCACAAAGATATTCATGGTCTCCACTTAAAAGACTAGGTGCATTATCAATAGCTGGATGGGGATTTAAGTTACCACTTAAAGATCGAGGAATAATAGGCCTGAAGTTTGAAAAGCTATGTTGTTTTCTATCTGTTGTTAGATGTGTCTCTGTATTCTGTATAGAGAGAGGTGATACTGGTTTTGGAAAAATACGACAAAGAAGAGGTGGATCTGTACATGAAAAGCGACCCATAGAACGAGCTAATCCAATCAAAACTGGAACTATACATTTACATAATGACACTAGAAATAAGAAATATGTAATTAGAATTGTATTGGACTAAGTATCATCACCAGAACAACATAAAATACCTACGTTTTGCTTGCATGCCTCTACTGCCATTTTGATCTTTATATCCTCTTATAAGATTCGTTAGGACTGCTAATATTTCTACTTGAGTAGAAATAATTTCTTCACGTGCAGGCTCACATCTTGCTGCAATATCACTGAGTAATGTATTCAAACAAAAGCTGAAACGTTCAGCAACAGGAACACGTTCAGATGGTGAACATCTGACCTCATCTAACCAAACAGCTTTGGGAAGacctcgtaataatcgcaaaagATAAGGCAATATTTTATCCCGATGTTGTAGACCCGACTCCAAAAAATATATTCCCAATGCAATGGTTGCATCTTGACCTCTTTGATCTAATCGATATATTCCCTGAGCAGACTCTTGTGGGCATAATTTAAACAATTGCATTACCTagattaataaaaaaatgttgatATTAAAGCTGAAATTACATAGAATTCGAAATTCAttatatgaaaaatataaataaataattttcattcTCAGACTTAGATTAAAAGAATATAAGTCTAATGAGGAATATAGAACTAGACTTAGATTAAAGGAATATAGGTATAATAAGGAATATAAGACTAGACTTAAATTAAAGGAATATAGGTCTAAAAATTAACTCAACCCATAAAAAAAAGGTTGAagactaaaatataaattataccaGTTTTGAATAATGTTCTCTCTGATTTTAAACTATGctctaaatatatacatatatattatttataaacattatagtttaaagaaatattttatcatttctATATCTTCATATAATACATATAGTCTAAACTATATAGATACAGAAACTAAATAGAAACTAAAGTTTATATACTTTAGAAACTAAACTGTATAGTTTAtactatgtatatatattttttaatatatataaGTTTATACTATATTGTATAAGGATacaaaaatgataaaatatttctttaaactATAATCTTTATTCAATGCGAtgtataaacaaataaattctTCTATTTTCCTGCTACAAAGTCAgtttaaaaagtttttatttaGAACCTCAATTTATATCAATACTTTAAGATCTAGAAAAGAAATGAGTTAATGGTTGCATGATTTTAAGGAAGATGTAAGATGATTTGAACAAAATCTTTCTAACTAATGAGACAAAATGTGTACTGATTTCTTGCTTATACAATCATGACTATATTTTCACAAACAGAGAATTATGACGCGTGACAAACGCTTTTTACATAGAAGcataattaataattgcatacatattATTAACGTATGAGGTAATTAATCAGTTGTCCTTCGAATTATATATTATGACAAGATGACATATGTATTAGACCATCAGCTGACATTTCCTTAAAACCTAACCTAATCTTAATCGATCAAATGTCAAATTTTTCTCCATTTACGTGAATACAGCTAAGACATTTTATTATCTTACAAAACTCAATTGGACGTTGCGTACCTTTTCCCATGGTGTAGGCTTAATTGCTGCTAAACATCTAGCTAAATGTTGGACAGCTTTCGAGAAAAACAACCTCTCGTCCGCCACCATTTTGCCCACTACTCACGCTACTCTGACTGCTACTCAGTTTACCATAGAATCCAATTTATCGTCTGCTTTTCGTTCATACATGTATACGTATGCATGTATTAACAATCACTCGTACTGAATTATCGATACCTCGAACTACGGCCGCATGAAGTAGAGATGATCAAAGTCCAACTTGCATTTTTGCACACTTTCATAGATTAATAACGTACTTAAAAATTTTCAGTTTATTTGTATATATGTACAAACCATgattaagaaaataaaaaagattcTAGGTATCTAAGATGTAATGaatttgaaataaatttatattaaatttatacCTTCACCTTATTAAGTTTAATTTCGTTAACTAAATTTATTCGCgagtttaaatatttatttttgaaagTTAGAAAAATAAATTGTTACATTATTTGACgtactttattttatttcgaAAAAATGCAATTTTTATGTGGTGTATAACTCGATATATCGAGATATCGATTTCTTAGTATTTAGATCCTGGACattgcaatttaaatacaaaccaTTTACTATTGTTAATGCATCTACATACAAGCAAATATGAAAGTATAAATAAATGAAAGATTCGAGATATGTTAGACGATTTTGGTAAGTATATATattcattttcaattttatttcattccaAAATTCGAAAGTTAATCAAAGCTACGTAATCAAACCTAAGAGAATCGAGTAGACACAGTCCTCGCTGATTATACTTATAACTCCACTACTTGTTACCAAAAATGAGTTTACAAAGAATATAAAACACCTTTCTAAGATTAATTTTCATATTAAcattttgtatttgttttgcctaAAAGTGATACAGATGGTAAAGAGTACACATGAAATATTAGAAAAAACTTCATTTATTTACAATCGtttatattttcatataaatATGAATCTTATACTCGTGAACCTTTACACCAGGATAAataatattctaattttttGCAATACAAAAGAAGAGTCTTTTTCGATAAATTTGTATAATCCGTATTGTATCTTTGCgcaaatttttttgaaaattcttTACTTTCTGGTTTATTTTTGTACTTAGATAGTTCTTTTTTAGCTGTTGTTAGTAATCTATGTAGTTCAGAAAGAGCAATACttatgtaaaaatatttattttcctgTCCTGGTCCTTGCATTATCATGTCTCCAGCTTTCTTAAAAGCTAATACAGTTTGTTCATCTTGTGGTAACCAATTACACTAAAAATGACAGCAATATTAAACCCTTTTTAAAGGTGTatatgaaataataaaaatagaattgtGTAATTAAGTAATATTTACATTGACAACATTGTTTATAACAGAAGCTATTGCTGACTCAGCATTATCATAATTGTTGTTCAATTTCATATTATCGCAGAGATCAAGAAAAATAATTGTAGCTTCTAAAGGACAATTTAAATAATCACCATTGTAGTAGTttgctatatatgtatatgcataGATTACATTTGTTATGTTGAACTGAACATTTGGAGAGGCTTTCTGTAAGAAAGTAAAGTATTACTTTTATTTATtcagttttaaataaatttcttaTATTCATGGTTGTAAAAGTAATATAATGTGTTTCACTTTTGAAAAACTTGAGCGTATATTCTAATTTTAGAAGATAGAATATGTGTTTAGCAGAAGAAAATTGAATGGAAAAAGCTTTTTCTTTAAAGACCAGAATATAAAACATGTctgaaatacaaaacagatattcaaaattcaaagtTAATATTTTAAAGGTAAAGACATGTGCTGTAATCATAGATATTAGAAGATATCTAGTTCTATTCAATGTATCATTTTACTGGTAACCTGTAACTCGTTGAATAGTGGAACTTGAACTAAAGCTGGGAATTCATTTGTTTCTTTATCGCTCTGTTGACTCATATCCTGTATAAGTTTCCTGTTAACATGATAAGTCCACCATGGAATCCATTCAGGCAGCAACTTTTCTATTTCACCATTTTTTAGTAAAGCTTCAAACTGTTGTTTTTCATCTTCAGTTAATGCAGACCATACTTCGTCTGCATTATccaaatttatattttgtagtCGCTGCTCCAAATCTAAAGCCTAAACAATATGTTAACGCAAAATTATTAGAAAAggaaagcattaaataaaaataaaaaagaaatgctCTCAAGCATgactaatatataaatatagattTTGGTTACATCTTCTTCGTCATCTGAATCCATCTGTTCTTctaattcttcttcttcttcattaGTTGTTCCATCAGTTTCTAAATCTACATATTTCAAATCTTGCTCATGTACTCTCCTAAGAATTTCAATCATTTTGTTTCTATCCTCTGGATCTTTTTCCTGAGATTTTAATTCTTCTTCTATACATTGTTTATAGAAACTTTCTGAACATTCTAAGTGAGCTTCTGATTTATAACAATCAATATTACAATATCCTATGCCACATCTTGGACAAGTATATTTACGAGAATGTGTATTGCACCTATAATTGAAAATAGAATGTTAAAAAACggtaaaagaaaattattttccttAAGATTATTCAAAGAAATAGAAATATATGCATTATATTCTTTAAAATTGCTATATATATATGCATAAAATAACAGAAAAAGTCAATTAAGTTgaaagaatatattttttataaatgacaacatgaaattttataaatttacaattCAGTAATTGTTTGTAAACATAGATTTTAAGGTTATATCATGATGCGTACAATTCACAAAGATTATTTGTATCTGTCGTGCTAGTTCCAGGAAGATCCATTATTTCCTTGTTCATTTATGtagaaattaaattaattaatttattattacgTATCAATGCATTAATATAACCAGTTTTAACGATAAGTATTTGCACTTGTTGCGTATTAACCATATCATAAAAGTATTTCAAATTTAATAGGTTAAGTTTCTTTCACTTCATCAATCAGGGAAAtaagaaatttaaagatttcaaaCTCTGTATATAaattcatttataaaatacattttaaattaaCGAACAGAATCTCAAACTTAATTTTAAGTTTGTTCTAACAAAGTACCATTTTTAAGTCTTTTGTATTTAAATTCAGGTTCCTTTCGCTTATTTGTCCAGGCTTTAGTTTCAGTTTTTGATAGTATCCACTCTGGGCCTACAGCAACTTCTTtgcattttaatatatttaatttgtCATCCATAGTATTTTTaacttttcttctttttgaagAATTCTGAAATTCTGCATTTTCTTCATTAGTTGATAAAAATTCTGTTGAAGAATTCAGAAGCTTTATACCAGAACTGTTTTGAATCTCCTCAGTTACGACAGattcatttttattcttatCCTTTATTTTGATAGATCTACAAAGAAGTTTTGTCATCATATAAACTAAATCATGAAtgaaacatttattataaatttaat
The sequence above is a segment of the Calliopsis andreniformis isolate RMS-2024a chromosome 3, iyCalAndr_principal, whole genome shotgun sequence genome. Coding sequences within it:
- the LOC143188997 gene encoding zinc finger HIT domain-containing protein 2; its protein translation is MNKEIMDLPGTSTTDTNNLCELCNTHSRKYTCPRCGIGYCNIDCYKSEAHLECSESFYKQCIEEELKSQEKDPEDRNKMIEILRRVHEQDLKYVDLETDGTTNEEEEELEEQMDSDDEEDALDLEQRLQNINLDNADEVWSALTEDEKQQFEALLKNGEIEKLLPEWIPWWTYHVNRKLIQDMSQQSDKETNEFPALVQVPLFNELQKASPNVQFNITNVIYAYTYIANYYNGDYLNCPLEATIIFLDLCDNMKLNNNYDNAESAIASVINNVVNCNWLPQDEQTVLAFKKAGDMIMQGPGQENKYFYISIALSELHRLLTTAKKELSKYKNKPESKEFSKKFAQRYNTDYTNLSKKTLLLYCKKLEYYLSWCKGSRV
- the LOC143188998 gene encoding uncharacterized protein LOC143188998, which gives rise to MVNNNDDDSISSEDEISKDALREATDHQFLKDAYFSSAQSKNPEISNNLNKHDNLIHAENSKNIKSLRRNLEQQNKFENFGVSPSYQNYVAQKLNEIIEKSIKIKDKNKNESVVTEEIQNSSGIKLLNSSTEFLSTNEENAEFQNSSKRRKVKNTMDDKLNILKCKEVAVGPEWILSKTETKAWTNKRKEPEFKYKRLKNGTLLEQT